The genomic window GAGGAGGAGCTTCCAAACTCAATCATcctctagactagaactagaatctACAGTAGTACCTAGCTATGAAGTTACTTGAAGGGAGGAGCTTGAAAGTGAACAACCAACCTCCAGGGCCGGACCTGAATCTAGGCTCATCTCAAGGTGAGATGGAACACTTCCATGCCCGGTTCCTATCGGCCAATGCGAGGAGGAGGGGCAGACACTTTCGTTgccacagaaaaaaaaatctttttTCGTTTGTTTTGCGCAAGGCGGGCAAGGTGGGGCAGCCTGTGGCCAACGTGAATGGaggggtaaaaaaaaagagggagcCATCTGCGGGGCACCGTCGATGTATATCTTTTCATCCTCCGCGCAAAACTTTGCACTACGAACCCTTTCTCTTCCCTTTCTCGATCCTCGTCTTTGCATACCTGAAATCATCCGCATTTCAACCTGCAATCTTTAAACACACACATTATCATCAAAAAGAGAGCACCAAACCGCCAAAATGGGTAACAAGGAGAAGAGCCATCTTAACGTAAgtctcatcctcgtcgtccatcAGATTCGCGGGCATCGGCAACCCAATGAAGCTCACCATGAATCCATTCGGATCATGGGGAGATTCATTTGAGACAACGAGCTCAAAGGATTATACACTATTCAGAGTGAGAGTTAACTGCTAACAAGAATCCTCTGATAAAcaggtcgtcgtcatcgggtTCGTTGCCTCGAATATCTGTTCATCGTCCTCACGTCCTGGGGCTCAACATGGAACACAGCTAACATGCAAACACCAGACACGTCGACTCCGGAAAGTCCACGACTGTAAGCATTCTACAACCCGGTTGCTGTGGGACGTGGCAGAAGAACTTAGGATCTCTGCTACAGGTGTAAAAGCATTTGCTAATATAATGTGTACAGACCGGCCACTTGATCTACAAGCTGAAGGGTATTGACCAGCGTACGATCGAGAAGTACGAGAAGGTAAGCACTATCCTTTTCCCTCTATTCAATCGCTCTTTACAAATGCCCAATGAGCACATAAAAACTCGCGTTTTTTCGCGGCGCATACTTTTTTTCAGCCTGCCCCTCACTTGGTGGGGGATTGAGGGTCTCACTTTTTCAACCCTTGTTCTTTTCGTCATACACACAAAATTTCCATTAGTGGCCCGAGCGCCACCACTTGCAAGATTGACCTTTGGACTGTTGCTAACAACCTCACAGGAAGCCGCTGAGTTGGGCAAGGGTTCCTTCAAGTATGCCTGGGTTCTTGACAAGCTCAAGGCCGAGCGTGAGCGCGGTATCACCATCGACATTGCTCTTTGGAAGTTCGAGACCGCCAAGTACCAGGTCACCGTCATTGGTATGTCTTGCATATGGGCTGCTGCACATGCCCCTCACCCCACCTGCAAATGCACTACACCCCTGCGCACGACAAGGTCCCTTGCTAATAACGCAACATGCAGACGCCCCCGGTCACCGTGATTTCATCAAGAACATGATTACTGGTACTTCGCAGGCCGACTGCGCCATTCTGGTCATCGGTGCCGGTACCGGTGAGTTCGAGGCTGGTATCTCCAAGGATGGCCAGACCCGTGAGCACGCTCTGCTCGCTTTCACCCTGGGTGTTAGGCAGCTCATTGTTGCCGTCAACAAGATGGACACTGCCAAGTGGGCCCAGTCCCGTTACGACGAGATTGTCAAGGAGACCTCCAACTTCTTGAAGAAGATTGGTTTCAACCCTGACTCCGTCCCCTTCGTTCCCATCTCCGGTTTCAACGGTGACCACATGATCTCGGAGTCCGCCGACATCAAGGGCAACATCTCCCCTAACGCTCCTTGGTACAAGGGCTGGACCAAGACCGTCAACAAGGACGGTAAGAAGGAGAAGGTCATCGGTGGTGCTTCGCTCCAGGACGCCATTGACGACGTCACCCCTCCCACTCGTCCCACCGACAAGCCCCTCCGTCTTCCCCTCCAGGATGTCTACAAGATCGGTGGTATCGGCACAGTCCCCGTCGGCCGTATCGAGACTGGTATCCTCAAGCCCGGTATGGTCGTTACCTTCGCCCCCGCCAACGTCACCACTGAAGTCAAGTCCGTGGAGAtgcaccaccagcagctcCCCGAGGGTGTCCCCGGTGACAACGTTGGTTTCAACGTCAAGAACGTGTCCGTCAAGGACATTCGCCGTGGTAACGTCGCTGGTGACAGCAAGAACGACCCTCCTATGGGCTGCGCTTCGTTCAACGCTCAGGTCATCATCCTGAACCACCCCGGCCAGGTCGGTGCTGGTTACGCCCCCGTTCTGGACTGCCACACTGCCCACATCGCCTGCAAGTTCTCTGAGATCCTTGAGAAGCTTGACCGCCGTACCGGCAAGTCCATCGAGTCCAACCCCAAGTTCATCAAGTCGGGTGACGCTGCCATCGTCAAGATGATTCCGTCCAAGCCCATGTGTGTCGAGACTTTCTCCGAGTACCCTCCCCTTGGTCGTTTCGCCGTCCGTGACATGCGTCAGACCGTCGCTGTCGGTGTCATCAAGAGCGTCGACAAGTCCCAGGGTACCCAGGGCAAGGTATGTTATCTCCCTTTCAATTGTCTTGTTTCTCATCAGAGTTTATCTAATGCATTGCAACTACAGGTCACCAAGTCCGCTGCCAAGGCCGCCAAGAAATAAGCTGCTCAACCAACAGCAACATCTAATGTCGAGCCACGACAAGCAGGAAGCATGTCGTAGCATCTTGGGCACTTCCTCGTTCGCAACGAGGTTTCGGTCAATTTTGCTTTATCACAAAAGAGTACTCGGTTTTTATTGGGGCACATGATGAAATGACGGTTTGGGATTTCGTAACTCAAAAAAATTCTTGACATGTGCTTTAGTCTACATAGAGTCCTCAGAAGTGATCTCGGCGTTTGGTCATGACTTAAAcgaaatttctttttttctacaAGCACCAATTTGTGCCCTTGGTTGCCCATGACTTAAAATTTTGAGCGTGAACAGATTCATTGTTCACCAGGGAATGAATTTGTCCGGGTACGCTATGCCCAATATGACGGACCCTCTCAGCAGTGTAAACGACTatcttacctacctaagcaATTCAACAAGTCTATGACGCCAACCCCTAGTACgcatgtcacgggcaggtcATAACTTGTCAAAGCTGTTTGCTACCTGCTGAAAATCGCGGTTTTGGACGGGCTACGACCTAAGGATGCTGACCACCTGCAGGCAATGCCCAAGCGAAGCAGTAGGCATTTGGACGCCACCGTACCTGGGAATACTCAACATCTCTTCAGCcagctttcttttcttgggtaATATCCATGTGCCCCCGCCATGGTGGCTTTTTCACGATGAGAATGGTGGCAGGTGGAATTAACAGTAAACAGTATGGACAAGTCTTGAGCAGACTGTACGATTTCCGCGGCCAATGTTACGTTACTTGGTATTATGTTTAAAAGACAGGAGGAAAATtttcaagaagaaaaaagctgCACCAAGGACCGATCCGATCTTCTTTGTATTCGCGGCCAGGGcatgttgcttttttttttcttttttgccacCATTTGAGATCCTGGACCGACCCCGATACAGCACGCCTCAGCCAAGACTTTCAAGGGTACAGGTGACCGTAATTCTCCCATGTAAATGTTTTTGTTCGGTCGGAGGGGTCTTCGTTCGTTGGGTCCGAGCAAACAtcagtctagactagttgaGGGAGCCATTTTGCACTCGTAAATGGGAAAAGAAGTTGAATAACAGTTCCCGACTGCTGCGATGTATTTGAGTTGTCATATTTGATCGCTTCTATAGATTGTTTGATCGATCCTCGGGGAATATATTACGGAAGTGCCTAGCTAGTTGCCTACCTAGTTTCGTGTATAAGCTATTTATTCAGTCGGCTAGGGACAGGGATGCTAAAGAAgagcagaagaagaaaaacatcGTCGGCAGCACAAAGGCGACACACTGCCTAAACGAATCCGTTTTCTATTTCTTCTTACTTCTTCCCCACTCACGTTGTGTTGTGTCCCAGAAAGAGAGGCAGTTCCCGGGCCGAGCTTCAGAACTGCCGAGACTCATCAGATGCTGACGACTGCTTCTTTCACAATGTAAAGGGTCGGATATGCAAAAAAAACTCTCCTAGGGCTGGTCGCCGCGACAGCGGCTTGCATATGCACGGTCTCGACACCAAAGCAGCAAGAAAAGCAGTAGCAAAGACGCAAAAAGGAGgaggaaaaaaggaaaagagagaaagcGGAGGCGCAATACGCGCAATTGTTCCTGCAAACAGACGTCAGCATATTTAGGACCGCATACCATGGGATATAGTAGCCAGGGGAAAGGGTTCCGGTTGACGGGTAGCCATCCAATGTTGTCAAGAATATCTCGGGCCTTTTCTTCGTGCCCAGAGAAGACAAAGACAAGACAGTAATTTAGAGGACAGGATCGTTCAGGTTCCAACTTGCCCAagtttggttggttggttggctaCCAAGACAGTTGCTAAGTGGATCAACGGGGCCCATATATACACGTGACATCCCTCGGATCACCTTCTTCACGTCCGACCCACCCTGCGGCTCTTTGGCAGCTAGCTACCTCTAGGTAGCTTATTGACAGGACTAGATCCATCTTCTGCGATTGTCAACTGTGCCTTATCCGGAGCAATGACGATTTCTTATGCTTGCTTGCATTGTCTGTCTGTGAGGAGGCTCTGACAGTGagaaagaacaagaagagaaGACAAGAAAGACCGGGCAGAACAACCTGCGATATGCCGACATTGGAGAACCGAAACCATGGGAAGTTATCTTACAAGGAAAGAATACCTGGGCAAAAATCCTTGAAACTTCAAAACTATAGGACACGCAGCTCATCCGACCCTTTAAGATGATCAGCTGTCAGGAACATACGGCTTGATGGAAGGGATGTCGCGGTGGTCCATTGGTTCGGAGGTTTTGGCTTAGGTGGACAGAGTTCAACACAATGCCGCTCTCGGGCATTGTCTTGAAACGATGGGACAAAGACTGCATTCGTGGCTGGCTCGAGTCTCTGTCAATGTCCCCTCCTTCTCCCAGCCAAAACTTACGTCTCCTACACATGACCACGGACCCGATGTCAACGTCTCATTGCTTGGCATGGAGCTTGTCAACATGGAGACAAGGCGCAGATAGACAAGGGCGAGCATCCTTGGCGACTCTTTCTCTCATTGTCACGTACGGAAACACATCAGCAAACACTGCTTCTGGCAGTCATGCCTACTGAAAAGGACGCGCAAGTCCGTGCCCGGCCGATGGATGGACGCACATCAAGGCCGCAGGAAAAGGAAATACAGACTTTCCATATATGAGCCCAATCGCTCCTGTTTCATAGCCTGCACACCCTCACTCATCCGCCTCTCTGTCAGCAACAAAGATACCCGCTGCAAATCATAAAACCCACCACACCCGAGCGCCAAGATGGCGTCCCAATGGGATCAGAGGGCACTCAGCCGAAGCGATTCGCGGGCTTTACAATACGACTCCAACGGCAGGGAGTCACACATGAGCCACTACGTCGATGCTCGTGCGACCATGGACGATCACGCTCACGATCATGAAGACTTGGAATACGACCATGACGACTCGGAATCATCAGTAATCTCGGAGGAGCTCGACGACGACATGGGCATGGCCTCAGAGACGGAGGAGGGCTCTGAAAGCGGCGGCCAGACTCCAATGACGGAGCGTGCCGCCCTTGAGCTCGACCTTGATGAGGAGGATCCTCAGCTGTACACAGCATCCAGCGGGAGGGATACGTCCTTGTCAGATCAGCCcgtcgatgatgatgatgaggaggaggaagacgaCGAAGATGAAATATACTCGACCTCTGATGACGACCCATCAGAGGGatcatcctcctcttccACCGGCAAAGAAACTCCCGTGGACATGAACGCCGTCTCCATAATGGAGAAGAGACTCTCTTCAGAAGGCTCGCAGACGCCAGATCCAGACCATTCGCGGGATCTCGAGTCGGCCGTTGAGGGCCCGCCTGAGTGGAAACCCTCCAAAGAGTTCGTTCTGGCCTTCTCCGCCCTGTCGGTGATCTCGCTCGGCGCGGCGTTTGACGCAACCAGTCTCTCTGTGGCCATACCAACAATCAGTGCCCACCTGGGCGGCACGGCGCTGCAGGCCTTTTGGTCGGGCACATCATTCCTGCTCGCCAGTACGGTGCTGCAGCCGACCGTTGCTGGGTTGAGTAACATCTTTGGAAGGAAGAATGTGAGCGATGCTTTGAGCGTGTCTCCTCTGGTATAGCTGATATCGGAATCTTTGTTGCTGACAGTGGTATCCACGCATTCTAGCTCATCTACATCACCCTAACCTTCTTCCTTGCTGGTTCTATAGTATCTGCCGTTGCGAATAATTTCATGGTGCTGATCACTGGGCGGACAATTCAGGTAAGCCTTTCAAAATCCTACTCGAATCGATGTGCTGAACGGCTAAACATAGATACTGACTTACATCTTCTCATTAGGGtgtcggcggtggtggcttgCTTGCTATGACAGAGGTCATCATCACTGACCTGGTGCCCCTTCATGCACGAGGGGCATGGTGAGTCTTGTCATCTGTTTTCCTTCTTTGGCAAACATTGGCTAACCGGTGGTGGTCGTTTTTCTCCTCTCTTAGGTTCTCCGTCCTCAGTGCTGTCTGGTCCGTAGGCACAGTTATCGGCCCGCTGCTGGGTGCTGGCTTTGCGCAAAACGTCAACTGGCGGTGGATCTTCTGGATCAACCTGCCAATCATTGCCTGCTCTGGCATCTTTGTCATCCTGTTCCTGAACCAGGCGCCCATCCCCGGCAACATGAAGAAGAAGCTGGCCCAGTTCGATTGGGGTGGCTCGTTGATCTTTACAGCCAGCGCGACCTCGTTCCTGTTCGGAATCACCACCGGCGGTGTGCAGTACCCGTGGGGCTCGTGGCACGTCCTCGTCTCCATTATAGTCGGCCTAGCTGGAATCGTGCTCTTTGGGTTCTGGGAGGTCAAGGTGGCCAAGAATCCCATGATCAGCAAGGGAATCTTTAACAACGTGAGTTTTCCACTACTGCATTCTCCTGATGGACTGTTGTGTCTGAGAAAGAACTTTGTTGCTAACCTGTGTATGCTATTCTCGGTCAAACAGTGGGACATGATTGTCAACTACATCATGACTGTCTTCCACGGTGCTATTCTGTGGTCCATCGTCTTTTTCTTGTGTAGGTTGACCATATAACCAACGCATTGCTGTCTTCCCAAGAACACCTAGACTCGACGGTTGGACTGACTTGAAATCATCATCACAGTGCTATACTACCAGGCTGTCAAGTTCTACACTCCGGTCATCtctgccgtcgccgccctccCAGAGACACTCACTGTTGCCCCAGCAGGCATAGTCGTTGGTCTCGTGGTCATGTGGACAGGGTAAGTTCTGCTCGCAGTCAAGTTTGAACACTCGTCGGTATTGCGCAAGCTAACAAGGTTGTTCTCAACATAGTCGCTACCGCTGGTCCATCTGGATTGGCTGGGCTCTCACAACTCTCGGCAGTGGTCTTCTCGTGCTACTCATGCCCAAGACATCGATCGCGGGATGGGTCTGGCTCAACATTCCCGTCGGCGTCGGCACAGGCATGCTCTTCCCGGCGATGGCCCTGTCGATCCAGGCCGCGTGCAAGCCGGCGCTCAACGGACAGGCGGccgccttcttctccttcctGCGCACTTTTGGCCAAGCTCTCGGCGTTGCCATCTCAGGATCTATCTTTCAGAACGCCTTCAAGGCGCGGCTTCTCAAGACGCGCAACTACCacaacctggccgacgaGTTCTCGCGGGACGCGACCATCATCGTCGAGATCATCCGGCTCATGGACGACGGCCCCTTGCGCAGAGAGCTGGTTGATGCCTACAACGGAGCCCTGCACATGATATGGGTTGCGTGTATCGCCTTTGGCGGCTTCTGCTTCCTGTTGAGTCTGACCATCAAGGGCTACTCGCTCCAGCAGGAGCACGTCACCGAGCAGGGGCTCATGGTCAACGGAAAGCCTGTTGTCTCGACGGGCAGGTCGGAGAAGGGGAAGAATGCCGTTCCGAGGGAAGCATGAGCGAGGTTGATGTGCATGATTGGAGCGTAGTAGGGAGGAGCTGACGATTGGGGGGGATTCATAAGTGCCTTGGTTGCACCATTCGTATCATGGGCCTCAGGGCTTGGATACGAcattttgcttttcttttctcattGTTTGGGGGAATAAGCATAACCGgagcggtttttttttatctcatATGTTCCATAGACATAAGATTAGTCACATCCTTCTTGGATAGGTATTTGGGGAAGCTTGGCTGGGAGATATGACATGCAAGTCATGCCCAAAAATGCCATTGCTTGTAGAGATAAATGAGTCATCAACATCATTCATTTCTATTTTTCTTTCCAGGATTGAACGTGATACAGCACTGTTGACAGGTCAGAAGCCGTATAAGTTGGGCGTATTGAATCACACGGCTGCCAAGCCTTGCTGTTAGGTCGTGGCCAGAAGGGAAGCGAGATCCTTGTCAATACTTGGACTCTGCTTGGATGGGCCCCGGATGACGTGATGTCAAGGAATGCACTGCTAGAAAAACTTGCATACCCAGGTTGGTCTGATACCAGAGCAATATGACGGCCCTGCTACGAGCTGGATATAACAACTTGATCTGGCCGCACCCAAACCGACCAGTAAGCGGGGATACATCCCGTCGGCCATACATGCGACCTTTGTTATGCGACTCTTCTCTTGAAGGCGATACATATATTTATCACGCCTAGATTTTAGCGCTGAGAACTTCCCCCGGGACAACCGCGTCTCCCTTTCACTATAGTCATCTTGACACACCCATACAGGCGAACCGCAGTTGATCTCACCATGAGCACTCTTACAAGTGAGGGGTTGGGGGCCCTCCTTTCAACAACCAGCGCGGGCCCCTTGCCAACCGGATATGCCAACAGCGCCCAGTCCCTCTCCACGTTTGATACTGCCTACATCTTTGACCGTCTGTAATCATTTGGCAAGGGTAAACACCTTGAACTTCGATATCCTTCGGGCCCTTCTAGTGGTCCGCAAAGTGTATTGGTGGAGTTCTCATCACCCAACATAGCCAAGGTGAGTTGAATGCTGCACGAGCCTTCTTTCTTCACTTGCACTTGCGGGGAAGACCAACACAAACTGGTCTAGGAACTCCACGCCGGTCACCAGCGTAGCCCCATCATCGGCGCGTACATGTCCGACCTCTACGAGGCCATGGGTTGGGGCGTCGTCAAGATCAACCACCTGGGCGACTGGGGCCAGCAGTTCAGCCTGCTGGCCGTGGGGTGGGAGCGCTTCGGCTCCGAGGAGAAGTTGGCTCGCGAGGCCCTGACGCACCAGCTGTCATCTTGCTACGATGTGCTTCAGGTTGTCGGGGCTGAGAAGGCAGAAGGTTGCGAGGTCATGCTTGCCCGGGCTGCGCTGTACGAGGGCGCGAGGCGGGTTTTAGGCAACGGCACGACGCTGCTGGGATTCGCGCCTATCGGATGATGGCGAGTCGGCGAATTATATCCTGACGATTTCCAACACAAAGAATTTGTTTGATGAAATCTGTATTATTTCTTTATTTGTTTTAATATTCTGTTTGCCTGGTGAAGTGAGTAGCTCCAAAAGCGTGTATTGACGAGCACCCGAGCTAAACTGTTGCTTGGTTTAGCAAATTTTGGGCGTATTTGACACGGTCCTTACTGACGCGCAAGGGTATTTCCTACCAGGCCTTTATGAATGTTTTGAGCTGGCTTGTACGACTTGATGTGGGAAATTCTTTTCTTCTACTTTTGATTGTTCCTTTTCATCCATTATTGTTACAAGATAGATACAAgatagatacctacctacctctttCTTGactaaaagaaaaaaaggagtaCGAGACGCAGCATGAAAGCCTAAAGCTGAATGAAATAAAGTCCAACGGACCACTAGAATAGACGCTAAATGCACCCAGCAACACCCCCACTTGCCCGCCTCCAACAAGGCCGGGCTGCCCCGTCTGATCTGACGTACGTCGACTTGCTGTCGTCACAATACCAAAGCATCCAGCTTCCCGCTCGGAGCTCCCCTACCTCTTGACAAACTGAAACACTCAGACATTCCTGAAAGCGAGCGCCGTCCTCTCTTACAGCTAGCTTCCTAGACTGTATGGATTTCAAGTGAGAGAATATTTACGCGTCCGAGTCTCCTCCCACACTCAAGGCACCCACAGCTTCAACCGGGCGTTTGAAGAAAGAAGCGGTCGTTGTCCCCATACCGACCTAGTTAGCTCCAGACCGCAGCTTCCAGAACCACAACCACAACACAAGACCGTCCGAAGAGTACCGAAAGCGAAACCGAAAACAGATCACAGCCGAAACCAATCAACAGCCACAGCGGGCGAACTGCCCCCGACGCCTTCAATCATGGGGGGAATCGACCAAGACAACTTTTCAAACATTTCATGGCAAAGTGACCGGCTAGGTGCTGGGAGCTCAGCGGCGCATCAACATGGCGGCCAGGAATCGGAACAGCCAACGCACAACCAAGCAGAACCAGAGCCTAACTACACCAGCATGATAGTTCACGGCATGGGCCTGGGCGACGAGGTGCTCGAGTGCAACGTCTCAAGTCCGCTCAAGGAGAACGATGGCACCAAGGATGCTTTTGTATCGTATCTAGTAACTACACATGTGCGTCTTTCTTTGCACACATTCCACTCCGACAAAGTCTGACCTTGTACCTAACATTTGTGATCCCGGCGTCTAGACAACATTTGCCGACTTTCAAAAACCCGATGCGTCGGTGCGTCGCCGATTCACAGACTTTGTGTTTCTGTTCAAAACACTCTCGCGGGAGTACCCGGCATCTGCCGTCCCACCGCTGCCTGACAAACAGCGTATGGAGTATGTGCGAGGAGACAGGTTTGGTAACGACTTCACCTCGCGCCGCGCCTACTCCCTCCGCCGGTTTCTCGCGCGCTGCGCCCTGCACCCGGTGCTCCGTCGCAGCGCCATCCTGCACACGTTTCTCGAGTCGCCGGACTGGAACGCCACGATGAGATCACGAGCCAGTAGGAGCGTCTCTATGAGTGGCACTTCTAGCGGCGAGTCGGGAAACGCCCACTACGGCGGTggttcagccggcggcggcagcacggGAGGCGGTAACAGCCTGGCCAACAGCGTCTTTGACAACTTTGCCGATACCTTCATCAACGCCTTTACAAAGGTGCACAAGCCGGACCGGCGGTTCATAGAGGTGCGCGAGAAGAGCGACAAGCTGGACGAGGACCTGGCTCACGTTGAAAAGGTGGTTGCGCGGG from Pyricularia oryzae 70-15 chromosome 4, whole genome shotgun sequence includes these protein-coding regions:
- a CDS encoding sorting nexin-4; the protein is MGGIDQDNFSNISWQSDRLGAGSSAAHQHGGQESEQPTHNQAEPEPNYTSMIVHGMGLGDEVLECNVSSPLKENDGTKDAFVSYLVTTHTTFADFQKPDASVRRRFTDFVFLFKTLSREYPASAVPPLPDKQRMEYVRGDRFGNDFTSRRAYSLRRFLARCALHPVLRRSAILHTFLESPDWNATMRSRASRSVSMSGTSSGESGNAHYGGGSAGGGSTGGGNSLANSVFDNFADTFINAFTKVHKPDRRFIEVREKSDKLDEDLAHVEKVVARVSRRETDMEADHKDLAEQFQKLIVLEPGVEGPVRAFAASVEDTAQGLRGLREATEQDYLGSLRDLAAYSGALKNLLKAREQKQLDFEQLTEYLNKSSAERDVLASGGYSSGGALAGAGGFIRSKIEDVRGVDHEQSRRERLRKLELRIEELTVEVERAKKTSELFDEEVIREVSDFERIKRIELKRQFGSLAQSHTDFYDATIDVWEKYVKEMEKEGAVAA
- a CDS encoding elongation factor 1-alpha gives rise to the protein MGNKEKSHLNVVVIGHVDSGKSTTTGHLIYKLKGIDQRTIEKYEKEAAELGKGSFKYAWVLDKLKAERERGITIDIALWKFETAKYQVTVIDAPGHRDFIKNMITGTSQADCAILVIGAGTGEFEAGISKDGQTREHALLAFTLGVRQLIVAVNKMDTAKWAQSRYDEIVKETSNFLKKIGFNPDSVPFVPISGFNGDHMISESADIKGNISPNAPWYKGWTKTVNKDGKKEKVIGGASLQDAIDDVTPPTRPTDKPLRLPLQDVYKIGGIGTVPVGRIETGILKPGMVVTFAPANVTTEVKSVEMHHQQLPEGVPGDNVGFNVKNVSVKDIRRGNVAGDSKNDPPMGCASFNAQVIILNHPGQVGAGYAPVLDCHTAHIACKFSEILEKLDRRTGKSIESNPKFIKSGDAAIVKMIPSKPMCVETFSEYPPLGRFAVRDMRQTVAVGVIKSVDKSQGTQGKVTKSAAKAAKK